ACAATACAGGACCTTTCATAATCAAAGCTTAGCATTTCAATGGCTAATGGAAGCTGTGCCGGCTCAGGTAGCTACTCTGCTGCCAGTCTGATCAGAATTAGCCAGTGTGTACGTATATGTAATCTAATCTATTAAATAAGGCGCTGAGCAAAACATGATCACACAGTAACACTAGCCACAATATATACTGCTATAAACCCTGAATTTACCAGCATCATGTACTGCAGAGAGAAACATGTATACACatgcaaaacagccacaaatgCACACGTACGCACACGCACATGACGCACAAatgcacaaagacacaaataaaggagcagtgtggaagatttagggggatttagtggcatctagtggtgaggactgctaGTTACAACCAGCCGAAACtgctcccagttagaattcctttagtgttcattgttcaggaggtttttaccaggagccaaagtatccacagaggtctctttctgtccaaaacaaatggagcaggtgattcaaacaggaaaaaacactgaataaagcagtttcacgttataaatcagtgtttctattATACTGTTTGGCATGCTGAAGACGGGtcctgcaaatgtgtgctcacctatcTTCTCAGATaacttgtgtcttttttctgatccagactttcaggaggtttttaccgggagccaaattatcctcCTTGAGTTGTCCTCCTCTACAAATCAAATGGACGCCatgatttaaacctgtaaaacactgaataaagcagtttgtcATGAAGGGGCTGCAAACTTCGGTGGAAGAACCAAAGATGTGAATGGCCCTgactagagccagtgtttctgTTGTTCATTCCGGGCTACTGTTGAAACATGGCGGTACAACATGGCAGATAACATGGACAAGGACCCACTACCTATAGAGATATAAACATCTCATTTTAAGGcaacaaatacacaacaatttctattttcaggtgattatacactaaagaaaaatgcttcttatattatattatatttctgccaatatatctccctatatcctacacactgaaccttaaaataacatttatatACAAAGAGGTCAGAGGTTTTGTACTCAATGCTGGCTATATGTTTGCAGAAAACCACATTGCAGGGAACGAGTCACATTTTTGTTGACTAAGAAGCTGATAAACTGCAAgcaaaccatttaaaaaaaatacaaatagcaTACAGAAAAAGATTACAGCAGACTTTTTCCACAAAGCTGTTCACTCGTCACAATTTATCCATTTAAATTAAGTGAAGAGAACAAAGGTGAGAGGGAGCTcgacacacaaaaatacatttttactgtaatacagaaaaaaaacatgatactGAATCAGTGCATTGTGCTGTTTAATTAAAGCTGTAGTAGGTGAGCTTTTATCTGAAaattcctttcattttttccacACTGAACCACAATGTGTGTTTGCAAATAGAGAGAAAACTCTGTAATGCCCGGTTTACCCACATAAACTTGAGATATACCTGCAGGAAATCTTCTCCACTGGCTTTAAATGTGTCCTCAGTGGCATTTTTGGTTCGGAAAAGGAAATACATTCTTACATTTAGTGTGACACATGAAAGAAGGAAACTGTGAGCGTTCCTGTGTCTGTTGAGAAGCCTTGATGTTTGCTGAAAGTGGCTGGAAAGGCACTTATGTCACATGGCTGGATGGAGAGAAAAACAGGGCTTGTTGAACAGCTGGGCGAGTCATATAGATACACACTGAGATATGAAAAATAGAATGAGTGTTCATGTCGTCCTGGGAATGGATTTTTACATTACAGCTGCAGAAAAGCATCCATTTTTGCTTTTATGATCAGCTAATCCAATCCCTGTGCTTCCACATCTGTAGTCTTACATCATGCTATTCCTCCATAGCTTCTCTTTTCACTTCCTTAAACGCCTGATGTTCATCACTCTATAGCTCCTGTTCCTGCGGAGCTATGGATGCAGGGGAGGAGGGCGTAGTCAGGGCAGTGACGGTGGGAAGTTCAGCCGAGGTTACGATGGAGGTTAGCCTGGAGACTGCTGTAGTAGCGGTGGGTCCGGTTCCTGGGCAAGTGGAGAGAGGCTGACATGTAGGGGTGGAACGGTGAAGGTCTGCCGCTGTGTGGGAGGTGGGCGAGCCTGGAGCGTGAGGAGAGATCttcagagagaggaagaaaagagtcATGGAGGAAGGGAAATAAAGGAAGAAGGCAGCAAAATGATAGAGGATAAAACAAATGATGGGTGGCATGTTGATGGAGAGAGGCGGGAGGGGAAGGTGGAAAAATAAGTTAATTCACCTCCAGGTTACCTAGATGAGTATACGTTGTGTTTAAAGCACACGTTTCCAGCCTTAGAATATTTGTTACTAGGCAGCGAGGAAACAATATGATTCTGCAAAAAGGTGAATAATACAAGCCTATAATAAgctgtttttttgcaataattaCCATGAACTTGCTGCAGCCTTTGTTGCGTTTCCCCTCATTATTCCCTGTCAGCCTCCCAACAAAAATATAGTGATTTTAACTGTGTGTGAGGAAAGTCATCTCCACAACCTGTCAGCATTCAGCAGCAGATTAAATTTGTGTGTGGAGTGTTGCTGGGAGGTCTATCTGTATttctccatttaaaaaacaaccacaagaaaaTATAGGGAAAATAAAGTTCAAGTTAGAATCCTTAACAGTTTTATGAAATTAAACCTTTGTATTtaagtgtgttgtttttatttaagtgtttattgttaGTGGCGGTGTCCGCCCTTCCCACACTGGATTTAAAACccagataaattaaaaatacattttcccagTTTGAATCTTGTTTCCCTGTGTTGattgtcaaaaatgtcaaaaaatcagCATTGGAgcatttttacatcaaaatccCTGGTCTCAAATGttgatgactcatcctgcactcAGGGGCATTTACAAAAGTTCATCCAATCAAATGAGACTTTGGGCAAATAGACACTGCagtcaaataaacacacactacacCTGAGGGTTGTAGTAGCTAACAGAGCTATATGGAAAGAGGTAGGAGGAGATGTGTGTAAAGTTattagtaagataagataagactaATCAGCAAAACTTttgcttttattaaaaaaaaaaaaaatagctaaGGTCTTATTCATTCagcctcatcttcctcctgatCTAACAGTGAGGAAGGTGTGTGGAGCCAACAGTCCACTCCGCTGTAGCTCAGTATTGTGCTAAACTCTAAGCCCACCCACACACGAGGGTTTTGCAGGAAACAATGCAGCATGTATTCTAGTATAATTTGATCCCATTGATAACAGCCCGTTTACTGTCCACTGAGTTTACACCTTATCAGAGATGTAGCAAGTAATTGGTATTAGGCTGTACTTCTAAATTAATGAGTGACTGTGTCGGTCACTCTGTCATTTTCTAACCTGTATCAAGAATTGTTGGCTGGGAGGTTAAACTGAATGAAATCCTGCCTGAGAATAAACAGTCATGCTGGAATGTGAACCAGTAAACCCTCTGGGAGTCAGTTGGTCGGCAAAGAAATTGCCAATTTATAAAAAGGGTCTCTGGtgcaaagtgtgtgtgcgtgtgtgtccaCTCATGTGAAGATGAAAAGACATGACGTGAATATACCCTCTGATAATAACCAGCGATCCATGCATCAATAATTAAGCACTTAGACTCTCTAGGCTATGCTCTGTATATACTCCTATAGTCTGACTTATGGAGTACGTTTCGACTCCCTTGAGCCAGTGCCTGAAGAAGACAAaatacagtttgtgtgtgtgtgtgtgtgtgtgtgtgtgtgtgtgtggtggggaaGTAGGTGTACCAAAAGAGTCAGCGCTAACGAACCGACAACACGAATTGTTGAATTCAGGATTGTCAGTAACTATATGTAAACATGCTTGACAACTAAAATCAAAGTAACAACCAACCACAAGTTTACTCGTGTTTGGCGTTTCGCCCTACTTTATTTGTGTGTCTCTTGGATACTTGCTGCTTACAGTGTGGCActtggtcactacctttttgcAAAGCCcagacctcacctgagcactgtggggattacttctgtatatGTTGTACTTTTAGGTAAATCCTGCTAGGACTGGCACGAATATTTGCTGCTCCCAGCCTGCATTTGGTAACAAAGGATTTAACTTTTTCAACTCTGTTGTATCATTGTCTGACTGTTAGTGTTCTCTTTGCTTTGTCCTTTTGGAGCTAGGCCAACATTATTGTAATATAATATCACTTGACTCGCTGCTGACAGAGAAAAGCAGGAAGCAAGAACAGAAGCAAGTGAGACTCCTGAGCGTCACCCCTAGAACCCGTAGAACCCCCTGGGTAATGTAGATTATTTTGAGCCATTATGAATCACCCAGAAAACCTGATATGAAGAGGGCAGACAAGAGTATTGGCAGCTTGTGAGAAGTGACGGTGTGCAAGAAAAAGTTACAGTACACCAAAGACTAACATGTAGGAGTGCCAGTACTGTGTAGTGGTGAGTAGCGGCCCACATCCAGCACTGCCTTGAATCAGCTGAAGCGGTTGAAGGAGGCTTTGGGGAGCCACACTGCCAGTCTAATGCACCTCATCTCTCTTGTTTAATTGGAGACTTTGAAGCTCCGCACTCCAGAGActgctttcttcctctttctgacacacacacacacacacacacacacacacacacacatgcataaaccTAATCTCATAATCTTTTTCTCCTGCCTTCAGAACTTTTTTATTGCCTCCACAGCAGCGTTAATTTACCATCCTTCCTCAATTAgctgcttacacacacacacacacacacacacacacacacacacacacacacacacacgcagatgcACACCTGCCTGTTGATTTGTGTAAAAGTGTTAGACTCTCCATAAGTAGAACTGCCAAACCTGATGCATCAGACTAATTGGTGAAGCAgagtgctgcagtgtgtgtgtgtgtgtgtgtgtgtgtgtgtgtgtgtgtcatcacttctataaaggcctgtttgagggttaagGCTTGGTTTGAGGTTGAGGTTACAATTCAGTTTAGGGTAGGTTGGGGTTAGGGTAAGGGGCTAGGGAAAGCATTATGTCAATGGGGGTCTTTATAAAGGTAAAAGTATaaggatatgtgtgtgtgtgtgtgtgtgtgtgtgtgtgtgtgtgtgtgtgtgtcagtctgtctgtctgtctgtctattctATACTGTCCTGAAAAATAGTCAGAATAGGGGTAATTGCTGCACTAAACAGACACTTCTTTCATTATTACATCTCTCTGTCAATTTTTAATATATCCTTGTCAACTGAATCCCTTTTTGCCCGAAAAACCCAGTGactacaaacacagcaacaactacacacaaacacacgcggACACACACAGTACCTGGCTGCTCTGAGGATCGTGGTAGACCTGGTTACGAGGAGAGAGAAGGACGCAGTCGTGTGCTGTGGTCTTTTCAGTGCGCGGAGCGCTGGGGTCGCCATCATCCACTCCATTGGCCTTGCACCTCATACTCCTCACACACAGCACCTGCAGGGCCATAGCAATCACTTGTAGAGACTACAGCGGCGATATCACAGCCATTATGTTCAAGGTCCATTGACCTGTTACATCATAAAGTATTCTGAAATCAGTTGCAGTCTTATTCttagttatatatatataccaatatatatataactaGAACGATAACTATAAATATATCATTTTAAAGATGAATATGAACTGAATAAAATGaatagaaacactgacagccaatcaaaatTCAACGAAATTCCTGGGCGTCACAACTGGATCTTGCAGTATGTGCTCAGCGCCACTCTTTACAGAAAATTATCCCTCAATAGTGTGGACGCTTACATTGTCATTGCTATAGTTATTGTTCTTTGTgtaaacttaaaggtccagtgtgtaggatgtcagtatataatattcataactatgttttaatCAGTTTATGATTTTCTGAAACtaaaaatcattgtgttttggttTCCTTAGAATGAACCCTTTATAGCTATATACATAGCAAGTTCTCtcccacagagtccaccatgttgttctacagtagctcagaatggacaaacaaaacattggCTTTAGATAGGACAATTAATGTTTTCCTGTCAGCAACCATAATTCTCTTATAAGTTTCCCACACAGGAGAAGATTCAGTTTATTGCAATGTTGCTAAcgcaccactagatgccactaaatcttacacacgaGACCCTTAAAGTAAGTAAATTACCCCAAGACCAAACTTCTTTTTAACTTTAATATGTTTAGTATGAGGCTTTTGGAATGATCCAGGCTAGTTGTTACCCAatgctttcagtctttatgctaagctaagctaaatggCTGCTAGCTGTCGCTTCATGTTGAACATAGAGACATGGGAGTGATGCTGATCTTCTCATCGAACTCTagcttatttcccaaaatgtcaaacaacttctttctctttcacctTTACACAGTTTTTATACTTTGGGGATTTTCATCCTACCTTCCTGAAGCTCTGTCTGAAGTTGTCCGACAGAAAGCCGTAGAGCACCGGGTTGGCGCAGGAGTTAGCGTAGGACAGGATGACAGCAAAGAAGTAAATTCCGGCAGTAGCGCTGGACTCAGGGATGATGACCACCAGATTGACCATGTTGATGATGAAGAACGGCAGCCAGCAGAGCACAAACACCACCActatcaccaccaccatccGTGTCACCTTGCGCTCTGAACGCCGACGCTTGGTGAAGCCCGCTCGCGCCCCTGACGACTTCATCTGCACCATTATGATGACAGTGAAGAGGATGGATACGAGTGATCATAATGAAAATCAGGGGGAGGATGTTGAGGATGATGGAAATGATCATTATGTTGATGCAGATTACAGTATGAATTTATACATGAGCTTTTTCAATCAgccttatacacacacacacacacacacacatatacacaccttGATAACGATCAGTAGGTAGCAGAGGCAAATGATTAGCAGCGGTCCAAAGAAGCCGACTGTGGCAGTGTAGAGAATGAAGGCTGTCGACCACACATTCTTTGGCTCGGGCCAGTTCATGTTGCAGGAGTTAAATGTGTCctacaggagaattaaatgaatgttacagaaaataactatggcaaataaaaaaatcagccattATCCACTCAGTCAGAAAGTGAGAAAAATATGAGGTAAACATTGCACTGTGAGGCCCACAGGATAAGTGTTAAACTACAAAGCTCTTCAATTATGCAGGAGGGGATGTTTGGAGAAACATAATCTGCTTCTGTGGGGCTTGAAGCaacatattttgtattgtggAAGACATTTCCAGAcactgtgtgtgctttgtgtgctGGGAGGACTCATCTGTGAAGCCAGTAAGTAAAATGTAACTTGTCCAATTGTTATCAAACCAGTGGCCTTCAGCAGTACAGCATGGCATGTATCATAGCACCTTTGTGAGAAGTTACATTCTCTGCCTACCTTTCCTCTAAAAGCATTTGTGTGACAGAAGTGACTGCAATGCTTTTCCTTTAGTGCACACATTACATCTTCTGATAAAATTCTTAACAAAGACTTCAGTGTAGTGTACGtcagtctgtgtgttcagcATGTCAACAACTTGCGTATTCTTTTCATCACAGCCCTTCAGGTCTAACCATGAATACAAGGTACAAGGAGACAAAGCATTTCCATGGAGTGAAATACCTCTAACCCAGCAGTTACAGAGCTACTTTCATTTAGAGATGTGTTTCCGGCCTCATGCTGGCAAATTAAGGTCTAATATTGccttttatctctgtttttggtctccaccaactcttgGGGGAAATATTGGGAACTTTTGCCACTAattgctccactatgttcaccagttATACATTTAATGTAGAGGCCACTAAACTGGCTGACTAGGTAGTTTTTGACTGTTGTTGTAACAGTTGTTTAGAGAGCAGCAAAAGTAAACCTAAAACAGTTAAGTTCTGATCCATAgtaccaaaacaatgagctgaaatacactaaaacagtggttctcaactggtggaTCATGGttcaaaagtgggtcgtggttCCATTCTAAATGGACAGCAAGTGAATCACAAATgtgtcacatttaaaaacaaaaaacaaaaaaaaaaacagattaattgGCTGGTAATTTTCCAGCACATAGTTTTTAATAAGAAGTGACGTTTTCTGCagcagagtgagtgactaaccgacagctacttgacaaagacagcaaactgACTCAACGAAATGGACAAACACAAATGAATGTACTAAACTGTGGGACctcgaactaatgactaagcagaaatctggaccccatggctggaccagttgagaATCACTGTACTAAAACACTCAGTAGAGCTGAAGATAACTACAGAGTTGGGTGACATTCACTAGCAATATTGTTTAGAGCAGCTTCAGTAAGTGTTAAACAGTcatcaaaatgtgttaaaatgtcatcatcaaaataaaagaaatgcatatggaGCAAGAGTGTGTGACACTTGTTTTCTATCATCAAGTCTactgccagtgatcagcacctcCTTATGTGGTGTGGTGTGCATTACTTTTATATTTAAGTTAAGGAATCTGTAACTCTGACTTTAAATCTCAACtaaaggtgctttgtgcaaccggCCTCTGGTTTTTAGCAGGTTTCTTTATAAATCTATCATATTCCCAAACATCAGTTTGTTTGAATACACAAACTTTTTCACCTTGCAACTTAAATGCAACTCTGACAAAACACGAATTGGGGTACAAATAAGCATGTTCTAAATAATGGCAAGAAAGTTAGTGACTGTAATTTGCAAAGTGTCgcactattcctttaattctgatattatcatttatatttttagttattttctttaAGGAGATCTTAATACAGCCTagcatgttaaaaacaaacagaaatgatgaaTTAAAAACTTGCTGGGGGGAAGCAATACACTGTAGGCTACTTAATAAACTGAAACCATAGAACTACAAAGCTATGGCTATTTAAGCAAGCGCCTTATTAGTGTCAGGGATGAACTCACTGTGTAGAGAATTAATGACTGTACATCAGGGGCAGCGGCAATTGAAGCTAATTTGCAATTAATGTGGTGCTCAGGACTGCAGTTTCTACCTGAACATCAGAGAAGATGACCACAGGCAGGACCACCACAAAGGACACGGCCCACACGGCTGCGCTCACCACCTTGGCCACGCGGGGGTGTCTCCACTTGGTGCTGCGGATTGGATGAACCACAGCTAGGTAACGATCGATGGACATGACCGTCAGGCAGAAAATAGACGTGAACTGGTTCATAGAGTCTGCTGTCATGACCACGCGGCACAGGAAGGAGCCAAACGGCCAATAGGAGAGCACGTTCTGTGTGGTAAGGAAGGGGAGCCCGATGATGTAGAGCTCATCGGCCACAGCCAGGTTCAGGATGTAGATGTTGGTGACTGTCTTCATTTTGGCATAGCGCAGCACCACATAGATGGCCAGAGTGTTGCCAGTCAGACCCACCATGAAGACTGTGAGGGAGATGACTGCGGTCATCAGAGTGCTGCTGCCCTGGAAGGGCACACTTTGAGTGGACAGGTTGGAGGAGATGTTGAAGAGGCGGGGGTAGGAGAAGAGGAAGGGCGAGGGAGTGGCTCCAAAGGAGGAGTTGAGGTCTGATGCGAGGGGAAACCAGTAGGTCTGGTCTAGGGGCTCCATTGTGGGTGCCAGTTGTAGTTTTGTTTCCTCCTGTTCTAACTGAATTAGAAGAAAGCCTCTGCCATGTTAGTTACCATGCTTACTTTGGGGCAGAAACGGAACGGATAATCAGCAGCCACCACACTTTAAGGCATTAgatgaaaacaaagacaaagtgtCTAATCTAGTTTGTCAAGTGTGAGTTTTTGCGcccaagagagagagagtgactcATAGCGTAAAAGTGTGCGCTCTGACCACAGCTGAGAACCGGTGCTGTTTTTATGGAAGTCCCTAGTGTGTGTCTTCTTCTTGCGCACCTTGCGCCACGAGCCAGCTTCAAAGAACAAGACGTGTTGCCATGTATCCAATAGTCTAACAAGTTTTCATTTCACAAGGAGTCGTAATCGTAATTACGCATCGCTGTTGTTAATGAACCAACCAAAGGTGTATAATTGTAGTCACCTCTACGGGGTCTTTGCGTTTTAATGGCACTGATTAGTAAACCCTCACCCTACCtcacactgcaaacacacagttcATCCGCTGTGTCGCGCGTCAAGCGGCAGAACGCTGGGAACAGTGCCACAGCTTTTACGCACGGCAGATCTGCTTGGTTACAAGCTCTAAAATAATTTCCGCGTTACGATAATAGGTTATGCCCGCACAGGTGCTATCCCAACTCTTTGCTGAATGATTTGTTGTACTCCTAATACAAAGCTACATTTTTAAACTCACGCATACACTACATCAGTGTTTTACTCAGAGATCAAGACAAGAACATGCTTACTTTGGCGAGCAGCGAAAAAGTCTTTGTGTGATCAAATGAAAATTAGTAGCTCCCTCCAAACCAAACTCCTCATTGCCAGTTCAGTCCAATATCGATGGATAGCTTGTGTCCGAGCTCCCGATGGttcgctgtccgtggtgctgagcagaatgtgtcagcagcagctccccgcTTCTCCTTCGTCCTTCAACTTTCTTCCCACACAGCTCTGCTGTTTCTTTGATACGATTtgttaagagtgtgtgtgtgtgtgtgtgtgtgtgtgtgtgtgtgtgtgtgtgtgtgtgtgtgtgtgtgtaagggagagagagagagagagagagagagagagagagagctgcttcagAAAACGCAGCCGGTGCAAAGCAGCGGGGCTCTTCAGTCTGatcatacagacacagagaagttAAATTTCAAGCTGTCACAATGTCATTCTGACACCTGGAAAGAAGAATGGCTAAAGTACATTTTCTCAAGTACTGTACATTTTAGATGAAGATCAAGATTCACCAGCGGGCTCCCAGAATCTTCTATATTTAAAGACGGTCAGTGTGGAGGACCAACATCCCATCTGAACACTGAGAAATTGCTTTCTTCATTCAGAAGCATCTTAAAAAATGGCATTGCAAACAAAAGCTTCTCCACCaattattaaatacatttcagcTGGTGTGGTCaatactttttttccctctgttatTCAGATTCATTGTACATAACTTTTTATGGTTATAAATGTTATGATTTCTTTCTGTAGGTTTATGGTATAGACTAGTTTTCAGACCATCCCTTTCTTTAATCACCATAAT
The window above is part of the Epinephelus moara isolate mb chromosome 5, YSFRI_EMoa_1.0, whole genome shotgun sequence genome. Proteins encoded here:
- the LOC126390499 gene encoding somatostatin-like receptor F_48D10.1 translates to MEPLDQTYWFPLASDLNSSFGATPSPFLFSYPRLFNISSNLSTQSVPFQGSSTLMTAVISLTVFMVGLTGNTLAIYVVLRYAKMKTVTNIYILNLAVADELYIIGLPFLTTQNVLSYWPFGSFLCRVVMTADSMNQFTSIFCLTVMSIDRYLAVVHPIRSTKWRHPRVAKVVSAAVWAVSFVVVLPVVIFSDVQDTFNSCNMNWPEPKNVWSTAFILYTATVGFFGPLLIICLCYLLIVIKMKSSGARAGFTKRRRSERKVTRMVVVIVVVFVLCWLPFFIINMVNLVVIIPESSATAGIYFFAVILSYANSCANPVLYGFLSDNFRQSFRKVLCVRSMRCKANGVDDGDPSAPRTEKTTAHDCVLLSPRNQVYHDPQSSQISPHAPGSPTSHTAADLHRSTPTCQPLSTCPGTGPTATTAVSRLTSIVTSAELPTVTALTTPSSPASIAPQEQEL